The genomic region ACCAACTCTGGCAAATATGCCCACTACGCGCCTGGCCTGGTCGGGCGCAGCGTGCACTTCGCCAGCCTCGCCGAATGCGTCGACAGCGCCTGCACCGCACGCACCAGCGGACGCCTGCCGGCCTGGTTGCAACAGGAGGAAGCGGCCCATGTTTGACTTCAAGTACACCTTCCAGTGGCGCGCGGCATTCCGGGCCCTGCCCGACATGCTCAGCGGTGCCTGGGTAACCTTCGAAACCGCCGCCCTGTCGATGATCTTCGGCGTGCTGATCGCCCTGACCCTGACGGTGATGCGCGAGGCCAAGCAGCCGGTGCTGCGCGGCGTCGCCAACGGCTGGGTGTCGATTGCCCGCAACACCCCGTCGCTGTTCCAGATCTACATCCTGTACTTCGGCCTCGGTTCACTGGGGCTGCATGTCAGCTCCTGGTTCGCGCTGCTGGCCGGGATCACCTTCAACAACGCCGGCTACCTGGCGGAAAACTTTCGCGGCGGCCTCAAGGCGGTGCCTGCCACGCAGATGCGCGCCGCCCGCTCGCTGGGCATGAGCGCCTTCCAGGCCTACCGGATGATCGTCGTTCCGCAACTGCTGCGGGTGGTGTTCTACCCCCTGACCAACCAGATGGTCTGGGCGGTGTTGATGACCTCGCTGGGGGTGGTCGTCGGACTCAACAACGACCTGACCGGGGTGACCCAGGAATACAACGTCAAGACATTCCGCACCTTCGAATTCTTCGCCATCGCGGCCGTGCTGTATTACCTGATCGCCAAGGCGATCGTCGCGATAGCCCGGCTGTTGTCCTGGCGGCTGTTCCGTTACTGAGGGGTCTGCTCAATGTTTTCTACCAGCCTTACCGCCAATGACCTGCTGTTCCTGCTCGGCGGCGCCTGGGTCACGCTGCAACTGACGTTCTGGTCGATCCTGCTGGGCAGCGTCGCCGGCCTGCTGTTCGGCCTGTTGCGCGCGCTGCTGCCACGGGCGAGCCTGCCGCTGGCCTGGGTACTCGACGTGTTTCGCAGCGTGCCGCTGCTGATCCAGTTCGTGCTGTTCAACTCGTTCAAGAGCATCCTGGGCCTGAAGATCAGCGCCTTCTCCGTCGGCTGCATCGTGCTGGGAATCTACGCCGCCGCGTACTTCACCGAGATCGTCCGCAGTGGCGTGCTTTCGGTGCCACCCAGCGTGCGCCGGGCCAGCCGCTCACTGGGGCTGAGCTACCTGCAGGACCTGCGCTGGATCGTCCTGCCGATGGCCACCCGAGTCGCCTTCCCCGGCTGGCTGAACCTGGTGCTGGGGGTCATGAAGGACACCGCACTGGTGATGTGGATCGGCATCGTCGAGCTGCTGCGCGCCTCGCAAACCATCGTCACACGTATCCAGGAACCGCTGTTGGTGTTGTGCATCGCGGGTCTTATCTACTACGTCATGAGCCTGGTGGTCGCTCGCCTGGGCGCTCGTCTGGAAAGAAGGTGGCAGGAAAATGATTGAGATCGACAACGTACACAAATCCTTCGGCGACCTGGAAGTGGTCAAGGGCGTCAGCCTGACGGTGAACAAGGGCGAGGTGGTGTCGATCATCGGCGGCTCCGGCTCCGGCAAATCGACCCTGTTGATGTGCATCAACGGCCTGGAATCGATCCACAAGGGCAGCATCCGTGTCGACGGGATCGAGGTCCACGACAAGGCCACCGATCTCAACCGCCTGCGGCAGAGAATCGGCATCGTGTTCCAGCAGTGGAACGCCTTCCCCCACCTGACCGTGCTGGAAAACGTGATGCTGGCGCCGCGCAAGGTGCTCGGCAAGAGCAGGCAGGAGGCCGAGGAACTGGCCGTGCGCCAACTGACCCACGTGGGCCTGAGCGACAAGCTCAAGACCTTTCCCGGCAAGCTCTCCGGCGGCCAGCAACAACGCATGGCGATCGCCCGCGCCCTGGCCATGTCGCCGGACTACATGCTGTTCGACGAAGCCACCTCGGCCCTGGATCCGCAGCTGGTCGGCGAGGTGCTGGATACCATGCGCATGCTTGCCGAAGACGGCATGACCATGGTCCTGGTGACCCATGAAATCCGCTTCGCCCGGGACGTTTCCGACCGCGTGGCGTTCTTTCGCAATGGCCTGGTACACGAGATCGGCGCACCGGACCAGGTCATCGGCAACCCGCAGCAGCCGGAAACGGCGGCGTTTCTCAAGTCGGTGAAATGAACATGACCACTGTGTCTGGAATGAACAACCAACCTGGGGCTGAAGTGACCCCTGAACCAGTGCCTGGAATGAACAATCAACCTGAGGCTGAAGTGAACCCTGGCCCAGTGCCTGGAATGAACAACAACCCTGTGGGAGCCGGCTTGCTGGCGATCCCGCCGCAGGCGGCCATTCACCGGCTCCGGCGGCGTGAATAAGATCGCTATCGCCAGCAAGCCGGCTCCCACCACATCAGCATCAGCATCAGCATCAGCATCAGCATCAGCACCAGCATCAGCATCAGCATCAGCACCAGCACCAACAAGCACCAAGCACCAAGCACCAAGAAATATCCACGAACCATCACAAGAGGAGTTAGCCATGCGTTCTTCGAAGATCGTTCATATAGTCAGTTGCCACGCCGAGGGCGAAGTCGGCGACGTGATCGTCGGTGGCATCGCCCCACCGCCAGGCGCCACCGTGTGGGAGCAGTCGCGCTGGATCGCCGAGGATGAAACCCTGCGCAATTTCGTCCTCAACGAACCGCGCGGCGGCGTGTTTCGCCACGTCAACCTGCTGGTACCGGCCAAGGACCCTCGGGCGCAGATGGCCTGGATCATCATGGAGCCGGCCGACACGCCGCCCATGTCCGGCTCCAACTCGCTCTGTGTGTCCACGGTGCTGCTCGACAGCGGCATCCTGCCCATGACCGAACCGCAGACCCGACTGGTGCTGGAAGCCCCCGGCGGCCTGATCGAAGCGGTGGCCGAATGCAAGGATGGCAAGGTCCAGCGCGTGGAAATCAGGAACGTACCGTCT from Pseudomonas asplenii harbors:
- a CDS encoding amino acid ABC transporter permease, which codes for MFDFKYTFQWRAAFRALPDMLSGAWVTFETAALSMIFGVLIALTLTVMREAKQPVLRGVANGWVSIARNTPSLFQIYILYFGLGSLGLHVSSWFALLAGITFNNAGYLAENFRGGLKAVPATQMRAARSLGMSAFQAYRMIVVPQLLRVVFYPLTNQMVWAVLMTSLGVVVGLNNDLTGVTQEYNVKTFRTFEFFAIAAVLYYLIAKAIVAIARLLSWRLFRY
- a CDS encoding amino acid ABC transporter permease encodes the protein MFSTSLTANDLLFLLGGAWVTLQLTFWSILLGSVAGLLFGLLRALLPRASLPLAWVLDVFRSVPLLIQFVLFNSFKSILGLKISAFSVGCIVLGIYAAAYFTEIVRSGVLSVPPSVRRASRSLGLSYLQDLRWIVLPMATRVAFPGWLNLVLGVMKDTALVMWIGIVELLRASQTIVTRIQEPLLVLCIAGLIYYVMSLVVARLGARLERRWQEND
- a CDS encoding amino acid ABC transporter ATP-binding protein → MIEIDNVHKSFGDLEVVKGVSLTVNKGEVVSIIGGSGSGKSTLLMCINGLESIHKGSIRVDGIEVHDKATDLNRLRQRIGIVFQQWNAFPHLTVLENVMLAPRKVLGKSRQEAEELAVRQLTHVGLSDKLKTFPGKLSGGQQQRMAIARALAMSPDYMLFDEATSALDPQLVGEVLDTMRMLAEDGMTMVLVTHEIRFARDVSDRVAFFRNGLVHEIGAPDQVIGNPQQPETAAFLKSVK